From a single Solanum dulcamara chromosome 4, daSolDulc1.2, whole genome shotgun sequence genomic region:
- the LOC129886262 gene encoding mitochondrial import inner membrane translocase subunit TIM44-2: MTSRKIVRDLFISKQPVFRRILAPQQVVSGRVATNLRLIGADRYLGIRHFGVFNEFSEKVKGEVDRNQEFKQSVKVLKEKAEELKGVKEDLKTRTKQTTEQLYKHVDGVWTEAEATAKKVYANVEEKISATKEEVRGSFRMGKEETPGSSGHSDTSGSNTNESSESASAKTQQEQQQQQSSSSDNAETVFSKVKYAASSLSSKVSPAFQKIKEAKPVDLAKKGYGIILDELKGTPGKRKRLEHSASTQETSSNFERSTRTDVAVLPSKQSKWNKKWETFKEKMQGHPVFKRFTGMSEPVVTKSQEIAEDIRERWETSDHPVVHKIQDINETVFGESTAALSFKEIRRRDPSFSLPEFVAEVQEVIRPVLGAFFKGDSEVLKKYCSKEVIERCKAEHQAFDSQGIIFDNKILHISDVEVRETKMMGDSPIIILAFQTQQVYCIRDKLGSIKEGGQDTIHTVYYAWAMQLVEAEELGEGAIHPIWRLKEMQQLGVAALI; this comes from the exons ATGACCAGCAGAAAGATTGTGCGAGACTTGTTTATCTCCAAACAACCTGTTTTCCGCCGAATATTAGCACCACAACAG GTGGTTTCTGGTAGAGTTGCAACAAATTTGAGGTTGATTGGAGCAGACAGGTATTTGGGTATTCGTCATTTCGGTGTATTCAATGAGTTCTCCGAGAAGGTTAAAGGCGAAGTAGACAG AAATCAAGAATTCAAACAGTCAGTCAAGGTGCTGAAGGAGAAAGCAGAGGAGTTGAAAGGGGTGAAAGAAGATCTTAAAACAAG AACGAAGCAGACAACTGAGCAGCTTTACAAGCATGTCGATGGTGTTTGGACTGAAGCTGAAGCTACAGCAAAAAAG GTTTATGCCAATGTGGAGGAAAAAATATCTGCTACTAAAGAGGAG GTCAGAGGAAGTTTTCGGATGGGGAAGGAAGAAACTCCAGGATCAAGTGGTCATTCAGATACCTCTGGTTCAAATACCAATGAGAGTAGTGAGTCTGCATCAGCAAAAACTCAACaggagcagcagcagcagcaatcTTCTTCCAGTGATAATGCAGAAACAGTTTTTAGCAAGGTTAAGTATGCTGCCTCATCCTTATCATCGAAAGTCTCACCAGCCTTCCAGAAAATAAAAGAAGCAAAGCCTGTTGACTTAGCCAAGAAGGGATATGGCATCATATTGGATGAATTGAAAGGTACTCCAGGTAAGAGAAAGCGCCTCGAACATTCTGCTTCCACACAAGAAACTTCATCAAACTTTGAGAGGAGCACAAGGACTGATGTTGCTGTCTTGCCGTCAAAGCAATCAAAATGGAATAAGAAATGGGAGACATTCAAGGAAAAA ATGCAAGGTCACCCTGTTTTTAAGCGCTTTACTGGCATGAGTGAACCTGTTGTAACAAAAAGCCAGGAG ATTGCAGAAGATATTCGTGAGAGATGGGAAACAAGTGATCATCCCGTTGTTCATAAAATCCAAGA TATAAATGAAACTGTGTTTGGAGAATCAACAGCTGCTTTGTCATTTAAAGAGATCCGCCGCAGAGATCC GTCATTTTCTTTACCTGAATTTGTTGCTGAGGTTCAAGAAGTGATTCGACCAGTTCTTGGAGCATTCTTCAAA GGAGATTCAGAGGTGTTGAAGAAATATTGCAGCAAAGAGGTAATTGAGCGATGTAAAGCAGAGCATCAAGCTTTTGATAGCCAGGGTATCATTTTTGATAACAAG ATTTTACATATTTCGGACGTCGAAGTACGGGAAACAAAAATGATGGGAGACAGTCCCATTATCATTTTGGCG TTCCAGACGCAACAGGTTTACTGCATACGTGATAAACTTGGTTCAATTAAAGAAGGGGGACAG GATACGATACACACTGTATACTATGCTTGGGCTATGCAACTAGTAGAAGCAGAAGAACTCGGAGAAGGAGCGATCCACCCTATATGGAGGCTTAAAGAGATGCAGCAACTTGGTGTTGCAGCCCTTATCTAA